In Thermosphaera sp., a genomic segment contains:
- a CDS encoding HD domain-containing protein — translation MNLSILEQLSRSLLGGDFDHGFPHVERVLNWAKRISFHEDLEVNWELLKTIVLLHDLGRMVGEPHAYYSGLIAEELLGEMEAPPSFKRRVVNAILFHSFSYRRREKVNPESTEALVVSDADKLDALGVVGFLRVFLFSFKHGRSLEETLRHFEEKIFNLDSELFFNYSRTLAEELAARTKKLVGDLLSELSSNSLGKSDKGY, via the coding sequence GTGAACTTAAGTATACTGGAGCAGTTATCCAGGAGCCTCCTCGGAGGGGATTTTGACCACGGGTTTCCCCATGTAGAGAGAGTGTTGAACTGGGCTAAGAGGATCTCTTTCCACGAGGATTTAGAGGTAAACTGGGAATTGTTAAAGACGATAGTCCTCCTACACGACCTCGGTAGGATGGTCGGAGAACCTCACGCTTACTATTCTGGACTGATAGCGGAAGAATTACTAGGAGAAATGGAGGCTCCACCAAGCTTCAAGCGCAGAGTCGTCAACGCGATCCTATTCCACAGCTTCTCCTATAGGAGGAGGGAGAAAGTGAACCCGGAGTCTACGGAAGCACTCGTTGTCAGCGATGCTGATAAGTTGGATGCTCTCGGAGTTGTGGGGTTTCTCAGAGTATTCCTGTTCAGCTTCAAGCATGGGAGGAGTTTGGAAGAAACCCTCAGGCATTTTGAAGAGAAGATCTTCAATCTCGACAGTGAATTGTTCTTCAACTACTCGAGGACTCTAGCTGAAGAACTGGCGGCGAGGACGAAGAAACTGGTGGGTGATCTTCTCTCTGAGCTTAGCTCAAACTCCCTGGGTAAGAGTGATAAGGGGTATTGA
- a CDS encoding valine--tRNA ligase, producing the protein MEEYTPRLKETRWSLDKEKELLSKWEKEKIGAFEFSPEDLREVIAIDTPPPYASGKWHVGGAAHYAQIDMIARYFRMKGYNVLVPFYADRNGLPVEVQVEKKLGVNPHEMAKTPDGREKFLEACKAFLDEAERDIVSVWRRLGCSFQYWVNGTDSPEYRTLTQATFIELFKKGLIYEAERPVNWCPRCKTSLADAELEHEEEEGELYYIRFKVLETGEDLIVATTRPEMLRSCKALVFNPSDERYVKYKGMHAINPLYGHEMPILGYEEVDPEFGTGLVMVCSYGDQVDVKMFRELGLEPVIIVDRDGRLNSEAGELAGLRVDEARRRAVELLESRGRLEKREKHVHNVPVCWRCKTPVQIIHSREYFLKQLEFKNKILETIDLMDFKPPMHKKKLVDWVYSVSTDWPISRDRYYATEVPVWRCRRCDSTLIPEPGRYYRPWRDPPPWDKCPVCGAPAEDIEGERKVFDTWFDSSISVLYVTGYLRNPELFKKAFGNTLRPQGQDIIRTWLYYTILRTYLLTGQPAFRWVRITGMGLDEKGEAMHKSKGNVIDPEPYVEKYGADAFRYWAAASSKLGYDYRFSEQLIKTGLLFATKLWNIARFVSNFPEPEDYELRPIDRSTLALFNKILVKVDRAYSELDVYEPANLIYSFTWDYFASNYLELVKSRAYNREEKYSKLEQYGAWYTLHYILRRILRMLAPIMPFITDAIYRELYGESVHVQKFPEPDEEFAEASTKLAETIIEVNSAIWSYKKKNNIRFSEPLRDKVYLPSLLEEALKEIVDLHKLETVEFYEESPPEDAVSIGGGVYISPFTP; encoded by the coding sequence ATGGAGGAGTACACGCCTAGGCTCAAGGAGACGAGGTGGAGCCTCGACAAAGAGAAGGAATTACTGAGTAAATGGGAGAAGGAGAAAATAGGAGCTTTCGAGTTTTCCCCTGAAGACTTGAGAGAAGTAATAGCTATAGATACTCCCCCACCGTATGCCAGCGGGAAGTGGCATGTAGGGGGAGCCGCTCACTATGCCCAAATAGACATGATTGCTCGGTATTTCAGGATGAAAGGATACAACGTATTGGTCCCGTTTTACGCTGACAGGAACGGCCTTCCCGTCGAAGTCCAAGTTGAAAAGAAGCTGGGGGTTAATCCTCACGAAATGGCTAAGACCCCCGATGGCAGGGAGAAGTTTCTCGAGGCATGTAAGGCATTCCTAGATGAGGCGGAAAGGGACATAGTGAGCGTCTGGAGAAGGCTTGGATGTAGCTTCCAGTACTGGGTAAACGGTACCGACAGCCCCGAGTATAGAACTCTCACTCAAGCCACTTTCATAGAGCTCTTCAAGAAGGGACTGATATACGAGGCGGAGAGACCGGTGAACTGGTGCCCAAGGTGTAAGACTAGTCTCGCGGACGCTGAGCTTGAGCATGAAGAGGAGGAGGGAGAATTATATTACATCAGGTTCAAGGTTTTAGAGACGGGCGAGGACCTTATAGTAGCTACGACGAGGCCGGAGATGCTTAGATCGTGTAAAGCTCTCGTGTTCAACCCGTCTGACGAGAGGTATGTCAAGTATAAGGGCATGCATGCCATAAACCCCCTTTACGGTCACGAGATGCCGATACTCGGGTATGAGGAGGTAGATCCGGAGTTTGGAACAGGATTGGTAATGGTGTGTAGCTATGGGGATCAAGTAGACGTTAAAATGTTTAGAGAACTGGGATTGGAGCCGGTGATCATCGTAGACAGGGATGGAAGACTTAACAGTGAAGCTGGAGAGTTGGCGGGGTTAAGGGTCGATGAAGCTAGGCGGAGGGCTGTGGAGCTTTTAGAATCCAGGGGAAGGCTGGAGAAGAGGGAGAAACACGTTCACAACGTCCCTGTTTGCTGGCGGTGTAAGACCCCCGTTCAAATAATTCATTCCCGCGAATATTTCCTGAAGCAACTTGAATTCAAGAACAAGATACTCGAGACTATTGACCTGATGGATTTCAAACCTCCGATGCACAAGAAGAAGCTCGTGGATTGGGTTTATAGTGTTTCGACGGACTGGCCCATCAGCAGGGACAGGTATTATGCGACAGAAGTCCCCGTGTGGAGATGTAGGAGATGCGACTCCACGCTGATACCAGAGCCCGGGAGATACTACCGTCCATGGAGAGACCCGCCTCCATGGGATAAATGCCCGGTCTGCGGTGCGCCGGCCGAGGATATCGAGGGTGAGAGAAAAGTCTTCGACACATGGTTTGACAGCAGCATATCAGTCCTATACGTCACAGGGTACTTGAGAAACCCTGAATTGTTCAAGAAGGCCTTCGGAAACACTCTGAGACCACAGGGTCAGGACATCATTAGGACTTGGCTGTACTACACTATTTTGAGAACATACTTGTTGACTGGTCAGCCGGCTTTCAGATGGGTCAGGATAACGGGGATGGGTCTCGACGAGAAGGGCGAGGCAATGCATAAGTCTAAGGGAAACGTCATAGACCCCGAGCCCTACGTGGAGAAGTATGGTGCTGATGCCTTTAGATACTGGGCAGCGGCAAGCAGTAAGCTTGGATACGACTATAGGTTCAGCGAACAGTTGATTAAAACCGGGCTCTTGTTCGCCACCAAGCTCTGGAACATAGCGAGGTTCGTGTCGAACTTCCCCGAGCCGGAGGACTATGAGCTGAGACCTATCGACAGGTCAACGCTGGCCCTGTTCAACAAGATCTTGGTTAAGGTCGACAGGGCTTACAGCGAGCTCGACGTCTATGAGCCTGCCAACCTGATATATAGTTTCACATGGGATTATTTTGCTTCGAACTATCTCGAGTTGGTGAAGTCTAGGGCGTACAACCGGGAGGAGAAGTACTCGAAGCTTGAACAGTACGGTGCATGGTACACTCTGCACTATATTCTCCGAAGAATACTCAGGATGCTGGCTCCCATAATGCCGTTTATTACCGATGCGATATACAGGGAGCTGTATGGAGAGAGCGTTCACGTCCAGAAGTTCCCTGAACCCGATGAAGAATTCGCCGAGGCCTCAACAAAGCTTGCCGAAACGATAATAGAGGTGAACTCCGCAATCTGGAGCTACAAGAAGAAGAATAATATAAGGTTTAGCGAGCCCCTTAGAGACAAAGTATATCTACCATCTCTATTAGAGGAGGCTTTAAAGGAGATTGTGGATTTGCATAAACTAGAAACAGTCGAGTTCTACGAGGAATCGCCGCCAGAGGATGCTGTGAGCATTGGAGGCGGAGTCTACATATCTCCTTTCACTCCCTGA
- a CDS encoding NifB/NifX family molybdenum-iron cluster-binding protein: MAGNNIIFITVDKERISPLATSEKLVVYDMDSRRIIAEIPSPRNDVDTLEELLEEYDASILVTSGIADEKEFAVEEAGVRVYVVKPVRFKEFIESI, from the coding sequence ATGGCTGGAAACAATATAATATTTATAACCGTCGATAAGGAACGAATCTCGCCCCTAGCTACATCGGAGAAGCTAGTAGTGTACGATATGGATTCGAGGAGAATTATCGCCGAGATACCTTCCCCGAGAAACGACGTAGATACTCTCGAGGAACTGCTCGAAGAATACGATGCAAGCATCCTAGTCACCTCGGGCATAGCTGACGAGAAAGAATTCGCTGTAGAGGAAGCAGGGGTCAGAGTATACGTTGTAAAACCCGTGAGGTTCAAGGAGTTTATAGAGAGTATTTAA
- a CDS encoding N-glycosylase/DNA lyase gives MIIDLERAREIGRMLKVFSHLTHVFERNDPQYRAVEKIVEAKGCSQAALIVLGNSLASYKLNVRGEEYWTALAEYISRSEGTPERALIRFLSDRRDLARLIDQKIRRIQAFFKSELSRELSVDGLGYCSRLNALRNELAASLNTSRNSKTILFAVKMYYYLCSACGRDTGEDIDLPIDSRNSRLSLWSCIVRGCHGGLDVCAEKLMRDPYRGELVHAWRIVCKESGIPCVKLDSVTWLLTGVLADSGLNPEVAKSKIFEKFNIELPLEVVEEFLKCTGDSE, from the coding sequence ATGATCATTGATTTGGAGAGAGCTAGAGAGATAGGGAGAATGCTAAAAGTTTTCTCGCACCTTACTCATGTTTTCGAGAGAAACGATCCACAGTACCGAGCGGTAGAGAAGATAGTGGAAGCGAAAGGATGTAGTCAGGCCGCGCTAATCGTGCTGGGTAACTCCCTTGCAAGCTACAAGCTCAACGTGAGAGGAGAGGAGTATTGGACTGCGCTCGCAGAATATATTTCACGTTCCGAAGGCACTCCGGAAAGAGCCCTTATCCGGTTCCTATCGGATAGGAGAGACCTCGCTCGCTTAATAGATCAAAAGATAAGGAGGATTCAAGCATTCTTCAAAAGCGAGCTTAGTAGGGAGTTAAGCGTAGATGGTCTGGGATATTGTTCGCGTCTCAACGCATTGAGGAACGAGCTAGCGGCCTCGCTGAATACGAGCAGGAATTCTAAGACGATTTTGTTCGCGGTGAAGATGTATTACTATTTGTGCTCAGCGTGCGGGAGGGATACTGGGGAAGATATCGACCTCCCAATAGACTCGAGGAACTCAAGGCTATCCTTATGGTCTTGCATCGTGAGAGGGTGTCATGGAGGGTTAGATGTCTGTGCAGAGAAGCTGATGAGGGATCCCTATAGAGGGGAGCTGGTTCATGCTTGGAGAATAGTATGTAAAGAATCAGGCATTCCATGCGTAAAGCTCGACTCTGTAACATGGCTTCTAACTGGCGTCCTCGCGGATTCAGGCTTGAACCCGGAGGTTGCTAAGTCGAAGATCTTTGAAAAGTTCAATATTGAACTACCTCTTGAAGTAGTCGAAGAGTTTTTAAAATGCACGGGTGATTCCGAGTGA
- a CDS encoding radical SAM protein, with protein MRVLEWFITMIRARPDAILVWDDPDVCERLSWYYSVMKNLRPAKFMIAKRVRVEENPYRMDLPTEELWRIHDKASLDFKKIFDEVRNDALSIDKLEEPEYSLIDAKIALAYRLYSPCRLCERRCGALRSRGKPGVCSMDRECIVHSYFHHMGEEAPLVPSGTIFYGGCNFKCAFCQNYDISQVSPRSGERLTAEGLARIQESLRNSGARNINHVGGEPTPHLPFILESLKHVKVNTPQLWNSNMYMSLESMKLLIDVIDIWLPDFKYGSDECAWRLSRVRNYWEVVTRNHKIAYENGDMIIRHLVLPNHIECCTRRVLEWISQNTPRVLVNIMEQYRPEHLVLKYPDKYPDIKRRLTREELRKAYEIGDALGIVYKPVS; from the coding sequence ATGAGAGTTTTGGAATGGTTTATAACGATGATTCGTGCACGACCCGACGCTATTCTAGTATGGGATGATCCGGATGTATGCGAGAGACTTTCATGGTATTACAGCGTGATGAAGAATTTGAGGCCAGCTAAGTTCATGATAGCTAAACGCGTCCGAGTCGAAGAAAATCCATACAGGATGGATTTGCCGACCGAGGAACTATGGAGGATCCACGATAAAGCATCATTAGACTTTAAGAAAATATTCGATGAAGTTAGAAATGATGCCCTGAGTATTGATAAGCTTGAGGAGCCTGAATACAGTCTCATTGACGCTAAGATAGCTCTGGCTTACAGGCTATACTCTCCATGTAGGTTGTGTGAGAGAAGGTGTGGTGCTCTAAGGAGTCGAGGCAAGCCTGGAGTTTGCTCAATGGATAGGGAGTGCATCGTCCACTCCTACTTCCACCATATGGGCGAGGAAGCCCCTCTGGTACCCAGTGGAACAATATTCTATGGGGGGTGTAATTTCAAGTGTGCTTTCTGCCAAAACTACGATATAAGCCAGGTCTCCCCTAGGAGCGGTGAGAGGCTCACTGCCGAGGGCTTGGCGAGGATACAGGAGTCGTTAAGGAATAGCGGGGCGCGCAATATAAACCATGTAGGGGGAGAGCCCACTCCACACTTGCCTTTCATACTCGAGAGTCTGAAGCACGTTAAAGTGAATACGCCCCAGCTTTGGAACAGTAATATGTACATGAGCCTAGAGTCCATGAAGCTCTTGATAGATGTGATAGACATATGGTTGCCTGACTTCAAGTACGGATCCGATGAGTGCGCGTGGAGGCTCAGCAGAGTGAGGAATTACTGGGAGGTCGTAACTAGAAATCATAAGATCGCTTACGAAAACGGAGACATGATCATTAGGCATCTCGTCCTACCGAACCATATCGAGTGTTGCACGAGAAGGGTTTTAGAATGGATTTCTCAAAACACGCCGAGGGTGCTTGTGAACATAATGGAGCAGTATAGACCGGAACACTTAGTCTTGAAATACCCGGATAAGTATCCCGACATTAAAAGACGCCTCACCCGCGAGGAATTAAGGAAAGCGTATGAGATAGGGGATGCGCTCGGCATAGTATATAAGCCCGTTTCATAG